From the genome of Gryllotalpicola protaetiae:
GGGACAGCGAGCGCGCCGTCTCGCTCGCGCTCTCCGCCGTTCAGCTGGCCTCGCCCGGCGCCGAATACGAGAAGGCGGTGCTCACCGCCGGAACCCTCGCGCTGCGTCTGCACGAGCACCAGCGCGTCGCGCAGCTGAAGGGCGAGCTCGCCGCGCTGCCCGAGTCGCAGTTGCGCGACGCGATCCTCGCGGATCTCGAGGTTCTCGCAGGCAACCGCGAAGCGGGCATCGAGCGCGCGAGGGCCGTGATCGACGCGCCGGGCGGCTCTGCCACCACCCGAGCGCTGCGGGCGCACGCCGCGTCGATGCTTCCCCTGTACGACGCCATCAACGAGCACCACGAGCTCGTGGCAGGGCATGTCGCGCTCGCGCGCCGCGTCCTGGCAGACGCGCCGACGCAGGCGGGCGAGGTCGACGCAGAGCTGCGCTGGCTCGTGCGCCCTCGTGAGAACGAGCTGTGGCTCACCGCCTGGGAGCTCGCGGCTGCGGCACGCCTGCGCGACTCCGAGCGGCTGGCCGACCGCATGGCGCGCCTCGACCTGCTGCTGCGGGTCACGCCCGACTCGCCGGCGGCGGTCGACGCGATCGTGTACCAGGCGCGCACCCTGCTCTATGCGGGGCGGGTGACGGATGCCGCGAACCGCCTGCATCGCGCGATCCGGGTCGCCCCCGGGTTCCCCGACTCGTGGCTCAAGCACACCGCACTCACGATGCACGCCCACGTCCTGTTCCTCACCGGCGACTGGGACAACGCCGTCGTCACCGGCCGCAGGGCGCTCGAGAGCGCCTTCGACGACCCGTATCGCGCGGCGCTGCCCACCGCGTACGCGGTGTCAGGGATGGTGGCCGCCGCACGCGGCGGAGCCGACGAGGTGCACAGGGTCGAGCGCCTCATCGGCCTGCTGCCGCCGCCTGGCGGCGGAGCGGTGCCGTACGACCCCGACCTGCCCGACCTGATGCTGGCCGAGCTCGCCGCGGCCGTCGGCGACCCGCTCGCTCAGCTGCAGGCGACCGAGACCGCGCGCACCGCGACCCGCCGGGGCAGCGCATGGACCTGGCTGCCGCTGCACATCGACGCCCTGCTCGCCCTCGGACGCACGGCAGACGCGCTCGGGATCGCGGGCGAGGCGCTCGCGGGCCAGACGCCGTGGAATCGCTCCCCGCATGCGGTCAGCCGGCTGCACGCGCGCATCGCCCTGGCAACGGGCGACCCCGCGCGGGCCGGCACGCTGTACAGCGGCATCGTCACGAGCCAGACCGCCGCCGGCCAGCCGTTCCAACTCGCGCGCGACCGGGTCGACTTCGCCGCCGCGCTCACGGCTGCGGACAATCCGAAGCGCGCGCTGGAGCAGCTCGAGCTCGCCGCCGCGGCATTCCGCGACCTGAAGGCCGGCACCTATCTGATGCGCACCCTGGAGCGCATCGAAGAGCTCGCGGACCACGCAGAGCCGCGGGCATCCGCCGGCCGCGGCCACGCCGCCGATTCGACGGGCGGCGCGCTCGCCGCACTCACCACGCGCGAGCGCGAGGTCGCGATCGCGGTCGCGAGCGGGCTCACCAACCGCGAGGTCGCCGAGCAGCTGTACGTGTCGGTGACGACGGTGAACTTCCACGTCCGCAACATCCTCGCGAAGCTGTCGCTGAGCTCGCGCCGCGAGCTGCGCGCGGTCGTGCAGGGGCCGGCCGCGCGGCGGTCGAAAGGACATCGGAAGGCGCGCGACGAGGACGGCCCTGTCAGGTCTTGACGGTTTGCGCCGACGCCACTGGCGGGGGCGCGCAGCCCGGTTAGCCTGGTGAAGCCGAGCGGGGGATCAGGCTCAAGGTGAGCCCCACACCCCCAACTCTCCCAACCCCCGTGGTACGACCCGACGACCCGAACGGTCCCCCGCCGGCGCACCTTCGACTCCAGGCCGCACCCGTCAGCCGACGACGCGAGCGCCGTGCACCGGCCCCGTCACCCGCAGGGCGCGCAGCCCGGACGCCGACAGCGCGATCTGCAGTTCGAGCGCCCCGTCGCCGTCCTCGGCGAGGAACGCCACCGTCGGCCCTGAGCCTGACACGAGCCCTGCGAGAGCCCCTGCGCGCTCCCCCGTCTCGAGCACCGGCGCGAGCTCAGGCGCGAGATGGATCGCTGCGGCCTGCAGGTCGTTCGCCAGCACCTCGGCGAGCTGTCGCGGATCGCCGGCGCGCAGCGCCTGCAGCACCGCAGGGTCGACAGACGGCGCGAGCTTCGGCGCCAGCTCGGCCCGGTGCCGCTCGCGGTGCCGGTCGAGCTCGCCGTAGACGGCCGGCGTCGACAGCTGCGCGTCAGGCAGCGCGAGCACCCAGTGGAAGGTGCCCCGCGCGAGCGCCGGCGACAGCTCTTCGCCGCGGCCCGTTCCGATCGCGGTGCCGCCCGCGAGCGCAAACGGCACATCGGCGCCGAGCAGGGCGGCCAGCTCGTGCAATTCCTCACGCGGAACAGATGTCCCCCACAGCGCGTCGCAGGCGACGAGTGCGGCTGCGGCATCCGCCGACCCGCCACCCATGCCGCCCGCGATCGGGACGTGCTTCTCGATCTCGAGCCGCACGCCCCCCGCGTACGCGGTGTGCGTCGCGAGCAGGCGCGCCGCGCGCAGCGCGAGGTTCGTCTCGTCGGTGGGCAGGCCCGAGCAGTCGACGGGACCGCGGAAGGAGACGGTGAAGTCCGACGACTCGCTCGCGTACACCTCTTCGTAGAGGCTGACCGCCTGATAGGCGGTCGCGACCTCGTGGTAGCCGTCGGCCATCACCTCGCCGACGCCGAGGTAGACGTTGATCTTCCCCGGCGCGCGCACGTGAACACGTGTGTCTCGCCCCGACTCGACCGCCTCGGTCATGACAGCCGCCCCGCGACGCGCACGAACGCCTCCACGTCGAGCTCTTCGCCGCGCGCAGTCGGTGCGGCGCCGACCGATTCGAGAGCGGCGGATGCTTCGGCCGACCCCCCGAACACACCGGAGAGCGACTGCCGCAGCATCTTCCGACGCTGCTGGAACGCGGCGTCGACGACGGCGAACACGCGCCGCCGCAGCGCCTCATCGCCCGGCGCCTCGCCCTTCTCGAACGCCACGAGGATCGAGTCGACGTTCGGCACGGGCCAGAACACCTGCCTGCTGACGTTCCCCGCGGTGCGCCAGGAGCCATACCAGGCCGCCTTCACGCTCGGCGAGCCGTAGACCTTCGAGCCCGGCCCTGCGGCGAGCCGCTCGCCGACCTCGGCCTGCACCATAACGACGCCGGAGCGCAGCGACGGCACCTTCTCGAGCAGATGCAGCAGCACAGGAACCGAGACGTTGTACGGCAGATTCGCGACGAGCCGCGTGGGCTCGCCCGGCAGCGACTCGACGGTGAGCGCATCCTGGTGGACGACGGTGAGCCGAGCGGCCGCCTCCGCGCCGAGTTGCGCCGCGACGGTCGCCGGCAGCTGCGCTGCGAGCCGCCCGTCGATCTCGACGGCGACGACGTGCGCGCCCGCCTCGAGCAGGCCGAGCGTCAGCGAGCCGAGCCCCGGGCCGACCTCGACGACCGTGTCGCCCGCCTGCACCGCGCCGACCCGCACGATGCGCCGCACCGTGTTCGCGTCGTGCACGAAGTTCTGGCCGAGCTTCTTCGTCGGCGTCACGTCGAGCAGTTCGGCGAGGTCGCGCACCTCGGCCGGGCCGAGCAGACCGGGCGTCACGGCGCTGCCTCGGCCACGACGGCTTCGAGCTCGTCGTCCCACGAGCCGTACACGTCGACGGTGTTCGCGGCGATCTGCGCGGCCAGCTCGTCGATGGGCATGCCCAGAGTCTCTGCCATGAACCGCACCGTGTGCGGCACGAGGTACGGCGCGTTGGGGCGGCCTCGATAGGGCATGGGAGTCAGGTACGGCGCATCCGTCTCGACGGTGACGAGCGTGCGCGGCACGACGGTCAGCGCCTCGCGCAGCGCCGGCGCGTTCTTGAACGTGACCGTGCCCGCGAAGGACAGGTACCAGCCGTGCTCGGCCGCGAGCCGGGCCAGCGCCGCGTCGCCCGAGAAGCAGTGGAACACCGTGCGCTCGGGCGCGCCGACCCGCAGTAGCGTCTCGACGACCTCGCGGTGCGCGTCGCGGTCGTGGATCTGCAGCGCGAGGCCGTTCGCCTTCGCGATGTCGATGTGCGCCTCGAAGCTGCGGAACTGCGCCGCACGACCGCTCTCGTCGGTGCGGTAGAAGTCGAGCCCGGTCTCGCCGACGGCGCGCACGCGCGGCCGGGCGGCGAGGGACGCGATCGTCTCGAGCGCGCCGTCGAGGGCGCCGGATGCCTCGAGCTCAGGCGCCTCGTTGGGGTGAAGAGCGACCGCGGCAAGCATCCGCCTGTCCTTCACCGCGTGCTCTGCGCTCCAGATCGACGTCTCGACGTCGACCCCGACCTGCACCACACCGCGCACGCCGACCGCGGCCGCCCGGTCGAGCTGTTCGCGCCAGCCGAGCTGCTCGAGCCCCGGCTCGTCGCGGTGGATCGCCGGGTCGAGGTGGGTGTGGTCGTCGTACACCGGTACGGCGAGCGCGTCCGGCAGCGGCGGGTAGGAGCGGTCGGATGCCACGCGTCAGACTGCTTCGATGCGCGGGAACAGCGGCTCGAGCTCACCGACGACCGTGCCCGGCTTCAGCTGGCCCCATGCGCCGGCGACGCGCAGCGGCTGAGCCGACAGCTCGCCGAGCGACTCCGTGGCGCCGAGGGCCGCCCAGAGCTTCGGGGTCGCCTTCGTGAGCACCGGCGAGAGCAGCACCGCGAGGGCGCGCAGACCCTCGGCCGCCGTGTACAGCACGGTCGACAGGCGGTCGCGCTGC
Proteins encoded in this window:
- a CDS encoding helix-turn-helix domain-containing protein — translated: MSAYPTSLAAASAATRDQVRAAIGRVSELTLEPHSRVGSVLIYGPEGYQSAGVLRESIRFLEDWTLVVGVAVERERMTDWSFVETLNLSLARFGVQVVTPLSFPGSPDDAVAVGRNLAKALATIEAPVCVVVENVHLADERSAEAIRIGLRRHGKQPQMMLMSTESLVNQSEQQLQGLAQSRPEHNVIVRLPALSPSDVQELAVERAGRPLAGRVARQFVADTDGNPTLVTGLFDAFQSDLLQSPHPAAIDLDRPRIVPLLPRQQAALDAASLGARTAAEIVAVLREPTAIAAVNRVAAWLGITETFGAFDLDAAERAGLVRFVEDAAVPTVAPPTRVTGDRIAAGIAIERRREIHSAAADVLTGLPVLRHRIGAMVAEDTTLVADLIDGSLTRAAVGDSERAVSLALSAVQLASPGAEYEKAVLTAGTLALRLHEHQRVAQLKGELAALPESQLRDAILADLEVLAGNREAGIERARAVIDAPGGSATTRALRAHAASMLPLYDAINEHHELVAGHVALARRVLADAPTQAGEVDAELRWLVRPRENELWLTAWELAAAARLRDSERLADRMARLDLLLRVTPDSPAAVDAIVYQARTLLYAGRVTDAANRLHRAIRVAPGFPDSWLKHTALTMHAHVLFLTGDWDNAVVTGRRALESAFDDPYRAALPTAYAVSGMVAAARGGADEVHRVERLIGLLPPPGGGAVPYDPDLPDLMLAELAAAVGDPLAQLQATETARTATRRGSAWTWLPLHIDALLALGRTADALGIAGEALAGQTPWNRSPHAVSRLHARIALATGDPARAGTLYSGIVTSQTAAGQPFQLARDRVDFAAALTAADNPKRALEQLELAAAAFRDLKAGTYLMRTLERIEELADHAEPRASAGRGHAADSTGGALAALTTREREVAIAVASGLTNREVAEQLYVSVTTVNFHVRNILAKLSLSSRRELRAVVQGPAARRSKGHRKARDEDGPVRS
- a CDS encoding 4-(cytidine 5'-diphospho)-2-C-methyl-D-erythritol kinase, translating into MTEAVESGRDTRVHVRAPGKINVYLGVGEVMADGYHEVATAYQAVSLYEEVYASESSDFTVSFRGPVDCSGLPTDETNLALRAARLLATHTAYAGGVRLEIEKHVPIAGGMGGGSADAAAALVACDALWGTSVPREELHELAALLGADVPFALAGGTAIGTGRGEELSPALARGTFHWVLALPDAQLSTPAVYGELDRHRERHRAELAPKLAPSVDPAVLQALRAGDPRQLAEVLANDLQAAAIHLAPELAPVLETGERAGALAGLVSGSGPTVAFLAEDGDGALELQIALSASGLRALRVTGPVHGARVVG
- the rsmA gene encoding 16S rRNA (adenine(1518)-N(6)/adenine(1519)-N(6))-dimethyltransferase RsmA, with product MTPGLLGPAEVRDLAELLDVTPTKKLGQNFVHDANTVRRIVRVGAVQAGDTVVEVGPGLGSLTLGLLEAGAHVVAVEIDGRLAAQLPATVAAQLGAEAAARLTVVHQDALTVESLPGEPTRLVANLPYNVSVPVLLHLLEKVPSLRSGVVMVQAEVGERLAAGPGSKVYGSPSVKAAWYGSWRTAGNVSRQVFWPVPNVDSILVAFEKGEAPGDEALRRRVFAVVDAAFQQRRKMLRQSLSGVFGGSAEASAALESVGAAPTARGEELDVEAFVRVAGRLS
- a CDS encoding TatD family hydrolase: MASDRSYPPLPDALAVPVYDDHTHLDPAIHRDEPGLEQLGWREQLDRAAAVGVRGVVQVGVDVETSIWSAEHAVKDRRMLAAVALHPNEAPELEASGALDGALETIASLAARPRVRAVGETGLDFYRTDESGRAAQFRSFEAHIDIAKANGLALQIHDRDAHREVVETLLRVGAPERTVFHCFSGDAALARLAAEHGWYLSFAGTVTFKNAPALREALTVVPRTLVTVETDAPYLTPMPYRGRPNAPYLVPHTVRFMAETLGMPIDELAAQIAANTVDVYGSWDDELEAVVAEAAP